One Drosophila willistoni isolate 14030-0811.24 chromosome 2R unlocalized genomic scaffold, UCI_dwil_1.1 Seg167, whole genome shotgun sequence DNA segment encodes these proteins:
- the LOC6642509 gene encoding xenotropic and polytropic retrovirus receptor 1 isoform X2, with protein sequence MKFGKTFETLLTAEWRQQYMNYAELKAMIRRARDRAPNPSNASNQQIANYYRDCEDEFFKVCDEELERVNFFFDEKLAEARRKYATLMIQMTSHHQPRDRESGTSIYPSMHDVPHSRGDLKRLRLASSEFYLSLIILQNYQSLNLTGFRKICKKYDKHLKSIAGNKWFQTYALNAPFTEDYELRRLIVGMEDLYTQHLANGDRSKAMQQLRVPPLGHKTPSTIIFCAGLFLGLFIVSSIICVISFFFL encoded by the exons atgaaatttggcaAAACCTTTGAGACACTTTTAACAGCAGAATGGCGTCAGCAATATATGAACTATGCG GAACTCAAAGCAATGATCCGTCGCGCTAGAGATCGGGCACCCAATCCTAGTAATGCATCCAATCAACAAATAGCCAACTATTATAGGGATTGTGAAGATGAATTCTTTAAAGTCTGCGACGAGGAGTTGGAACGGgttaatttctttttcgatGAGAAATTGGCGGAGGCACGACGTAAATATGCCACCTTGATGATACAAATGACATCCCATCATCAGCCAAGAGATCGTGAGTCTGGCACTTCCATATATCCAAGTATGCACGATGTGCCACATAGTCGTGGGGACTTGAAAAGATTGCGTCTGGCATCGAGTGAATTCTATCTGAGTTTAATCATACTCCAAAACTATCAAAGTCTTAATCTAACTGGGTTTCGTAAGATATGCAAGAAATATGATAAACATCTAAAATCCATAGCGGGTAATAAATGGTTTCAAACGTATGCCCTCAATGCTCCCTTCACCGAGGATTATGAACTGCGACGTTTGATTGTGGGCATGGAGGATCTTTATACGCAACATTTGGCCAACGGAGATCGCTCCAAGGCTATGCAACAGTTGCGTGTGCCACCCTTGGGCCATAAGACACCATcaacaataatattttgtgCTGGCTTATTTCTAGGACTCTTCATTGTGTCATCCATAATATGTGTGATATC atttttctttttatga
- the LOC124460205 gene encoding xenotropic and polytropic retrovirus receptor 1 homolog, producing MKFGKQMERYMTFEWREQYMKYDHLKTLINEGLVEAPDLGSIPRIMIIEYYRNLEDNFFATCSSELNRVELFFVHKLAEGYRKQSTFKMKFISLRRQEGGASTGVESMRYTQNERVDKQKLRKAYSEFYYSLTVLKNYRTLNYMGFQKICKKYDKNLESTEGAKWCRYVLDKSSLNKISELIKLIKEVEDTYTEYLTGGDRSKAMAKLRVPPLGVRTPLGKVFCTGVLLGLFLVAAFICVISYFASFEELELLSTFIRLYRGPVVGILFCFYLAINMHVWQLMGINHVRVFDINPRNQSQPVALLQAASALGYICSLTILGFLHYMQFDIAEPYFFPLIFVIVMLILLLNPIRMMNYDSRVWLLQVFGRIFAAPFFEVTFADFFIAEQLMSLTNCLVDYYILFRFYLRYYTDSKSTFDFEITNYAVPLLRCLPPWWRLAQCSRRYNDTNSIKFLYNAGKYLSVFPVILFSTVLTDTADKYKQISHNPWLWGYVSSSLISTIYFIYWDLVKDFGLFRVWRRENLFLRTQLIYPKWFYYFAIVENCVLRFIWLLELYLNINEHILPYNAKSYVSLCEITRRFIWNFLRLENEHLYNCGKFRDPQETFIGIPSAEDQTQIDNLLQELQNVDSEHPKRR from the exons atgaaatttggtaAGCAAATGGAAAGATATATGACGTTTGAATGGCGGGAGCAATACATGAAATATGAC CATTTAAAGACCCTCATAAATGAAGGCTTAGTTGAAGCTCCGGACCTGGGTTCCATTCCCCGCATTATGATAATTGAATATTATCGAAATTTGGAAGATAACTTTTTCGCGACCTGTTCCAGTGAACTTAATCGAGTGGAGCTCTTCTTTGTTCACAAATTAGCTGAAGGTTATCGTAAACAATCCACATTTAAGATGAAATTCATATCATTAAGACGACAAGAAGGAGGTGCATCTACAGGAGTAGAATCGATGAGGTATACTCAGAATGAAAGGGtggataaacaaaaactacgTAAGGCGTACAGTGAATTCTACTATAGTTTGACTGTCTTGAAGAATTATCGTACTCTGAATTATATGGGTTTTCAGAAGATATGCAAAAAGTATGACAAAAATCTGGAATCCACTGAGGGCGCCAAATGGTGTAGATATGTTCTGGATAAATCATCGTTGAACAAGATAAGTGAGTTAATCAAGTTAATTAAAGAAGTGGAGGATACATATACAGAGTATCTAACGGGCGGTGATCGTTCAAag GCCATGGCCAAATTAAGAGTACCACCGTTAGGAGTACGTACTCCTTTGGGTAAAGTCTTTTGTACGGGGGTCCTTTTGGGTCTTTTCCTTGTTGCTGCATTCATATGTGTCATATCGT ATTTTGCTTCCTTTGAGGAACTTGAATTACTTTCGACTTTCATACGTCTCTATCGTGGTCCCGTTGTTGGTATACTTTTCTGCTTTTACTTGGCCATTAATATGCATGTTTGGCAATTGATGGGTATCAATCATGTTCGAGTATTCGATATCAATCCACGTAATCAATCCCAACCTGTGGCCCTACTTCAGGCGGCTAGTGCATTGGGTTATATATGCTCCTTGACGATTTTGGGATTTCTACATTATATGCAATTCGATATAGCTGAACCATATTTCTTCCCCCTGATTTTTGTGATTGTAATGTTAATATTACTTTTGAATCCCATTCGAATGATGAACTATGACTCCCGTGTGTGGTTGTTACAAGTGTTTGGACGGATTTTCGCTGCTCCCTTTTTTGAGGTGACTTTTGCTGATTTTTTTATAGCCGAACAATTGATGTCATTGACCAACTGTCTTGTGGATTACTATATACTCTTTCGATTCTATCTGAGATACTATACCGATAGTAAATCTACATTTGATTtcgaaataacaaattatgCAGTGCCACTTTTACGCTGTCTACCACCCTGGTGGCGTTTGGCTCAATGTTCCAGGCGCTACAATGATACCAATTCGattaaatttctatataatgCTGGCAAATATCTTTCAGTATTTCCGGTTATCTTGTTTTCCACAGTTCTTACGGATACTGCAG ATAAATACAAGCAAATATCACATAATCCTTGGCTTTGGGGCTATGTTAGTAGTTCACTAATATCAACAATTTATTTCATCTATTGGGATTTAGTAAAGGATTTTGGATTATTCAGAGTGTGGAGACGCGAAAATCTTTTTCTAAGGACACAACTAATCTATCCCAAA TGGTTTTACTACTTTGCCATAGTGGAGAATTGTGTATTACGTTTCATTTGGCTTTTGGAATTGTATCTCAATATTAATGAACATATTTTGCCCTACAATGCCAAGAGTTACGTTAGTTTATGTGAAATCACAAGACGTTTCATATGGAATTTTCTACGTTTGGAAAATGAGCATTTGTATAATTGTGGAAAATTTCGAGACCCCCAAGAAACATTTATTGGCATTCCAAGTGCCGAAGATCAAACACAAATTGATAATCTCTTGCAGGAATTGCAAAACGTGGACTCTGAACATCCAAAGAGGCGTTAA
- the LOC6642509 gene encoding xenotropic and polytropic retrovirus receptor 1 homolog isoform X1 has protein sequence MKFGKTFETLLTAEWRQQYMNYAELKAMIRRARDRAPNPSNASNQQIANYYRDCEDEFFKVCDEELERVNFFFDEKLAEARRKYATLMIQMTSHHQPRDRESGTSIYPSMHDVPHSRGDLKRLRLASSEFYLSLIILQNYQSLNLTGFRKICKKYDKHLKSIAGNKWFQTYALNAPFTEDYELRRLIVGMEDLYTQHLANGDRSKAMQQLRVPPLGHKTPSTIIFCAGLFLGLFIVSSIICVISYFSFYDQQELLSSFVRIYRGPFSWIMYCFFISINVYIWQKCGINHVLIFEMNPRNHIQPASYLTVASSMGYLCTLSMLVYLHHKEFGIDDPQLFPLTFIVLATALFFNPIHIWNYPARIWFLGILGRVLLAPFFYVRFSDFWLADQLISLVYCLVDHYQLGRFYVRYYSKREDAFDFEPDYVVAVIRCLPAWFRMAQSLRRYWEGTSKSPIYLLNTLKYFTIIVVVVFSTIQMETNAGYENIFENPWVWGYITSATLSNIYQAIWDLIRDFGLFKVWHGENIFLRETLIYPKWFYYFAIWANTLLRFVWVLEVYLAYHEILSPYDCNTLSGFCEITRRFIWNILRLEYEHLYNCGRFRATRDIHMMALNARQEEMLERLMDAPDNDMQKNRRHKQINADAQPPKINKIYF, from the exons atgaaatttggcaAAACCTTTGAGACACTTTTAACAGCAGAATGGCGTCAGCAATATATGAACTATGCG GAACTCAAAGCAATGATCCGTCGCGCTAGAGATCGGGCACCCAATCCTAGTAATGCATCCAATCAACAAATAGCCAACTATTATAGGGATTGTGAAGATGAATTCTTTAAAGTCTGCGACGAGGAGTTGGAACGGgttaatttctttttcgatGAGAAATTGGCGGAGGCACGACGTAAATATGCCACCTTGATGATACAAATGACATCCCATCATCAGCCAAGAGATCGTGAGTCTGGCACTTCCATATATCCAAGTATGCACGATGTGCCACATAGTCGTGGGGACTTGAAAAGATTGCGTCTGGCATCGAGTGAATTCTATCTGAGTTTAATCATACTCCAAAACTATCAAAGTCTTAATCTAACTGGGTTTCGTAAGATATGCAAGAAATATGATAAACATCTAAAATCCATAGCGGGTAATAAATGGTTTCAAACGTATGCCCTCAATGCTCCCTTCACCGAGGATTATGAACTGCGACGTTTGATTGTGGGCATGGAGGATCTTTATACGCAACATTTGGCCAACGGAGATCGCTCCAAGGCTATGCAACAGTTGCGTGTGCCACCCTTGGGCCATAAGACACCATcaacaataatattttgtgCTGGCTTATTTCTAGGACTCTTCATTGTGTCATCCATAATATGTGTGATATCGT atttttctttttatgacCAACAGGAATTATTGTCATCATTTGTTAGAATCTATCGTGGTCCATTTAGTTGGATTATGtattgtttctttatttcaattaatgtGTATATTTGGCAAAAATGTGGCATCAATCATGTCCTGATCTTTGAAATGAATCCCCGTAATCATATACAGCCAGCCTCATATCTGACAGTAGCCAGTAGCATGGGTTACTTATGCACCCTGAGCATGTTGGTCTATCTACATCACAAAGAGTTCGGCATAGATGATCCTCAGCTCTTTCCCTTGACTTTTATAGTTTTGGCCACAGCCTTATTTTTCAATCCCATACATATTTGGAATTATCCTGCACGAATATGGTTTCTAGGCATTCTGGGTAGAGTTTTATTAGCTCCTTTCTTCTATGTTCGATTCTCGGACTTTTGGCTGGCCGATCAATTGATATCATTGGTCTATTGTTTGGTGGATCATTATCAATTGGGTCGTTTCTATGTTCGTTATTATAGCAAACGGGAAGatgcttttgattttgaacccGACTATGTTGTGGCTGTCATCCGATGTCTGCCTGCTTGGTTTCGCATGGCTCAGAGTCTGAGACGTTACTGGGAAGGTACATCCAAGTCTcccatttatttattgaataCCCTGAAATATTTCACTATCATTGTAGTCGTTGTCTTTTCTACCATTCAAATGGAGACAAATG CCGGCTATGAGAACATATTTGAAAATCCTTGGGTTTGGGGCTATATTACAAGTGCCACACTTTCGAATATATATCAAGCAATTTGGGATTTAATAAGAGATTTTGGTTTATTCAAAGTCTGGCATGgtgaaaatatatttctacGCGAAACTTTAATCTACCCAAAG TGGTTCTATTATTTTGCCATTTGGGCAAACACACTACTCCGATTCGTATGGGTCTTGGAAGTCTATTTGGCCTATCACGAAATTCTTTCACCCTATGATTGTAACACATTGTCTGGTTTTTGTGAAATTACAAGACGTTTCATTTGGAATATATTGCGCTTGGAATATGAACATTTGTATAATTGTGGCAGATTTCGCGCCACACGAGATATACACATGATGGCCCTAAATGCCCGGCAAGAGGAAATGTTGGAACGTTTGATGGATGCGCCGGATAATGATATGCAAAAGAATAGACGGCACAAGCAAATTAATGCTGATGCACAGCccccaaaaataaataaaatttatttctaa